The stretch of DNA CCTCCGCCACGCGGCTGCGCAGCACGGCGCGGACCGTGTCCACGCCCGTGAGCCGGGGCAGCAGGAAGATCAGCACGGACGCTGCGAGGACGACCGCGGGCACCGACACGAGGCGCCGGATGATCATCCGGTGATGGCGAGCTGGGGAGTCACCAGGCGCTTCGCCATCGGGTCGACCGTATAGCCGGTCACGTTCCGGGAGACGCCGTTCTCCAGCGAGTGCACGAGCGGAACCCCGACCGCGCCGTCCACGAGGATGCGTGCGGCCGCACGGAAGACCTCCTGCCGCGCGGCGACGTCGGTCGTGGTGTCGAGGCCTGCGACGAGCGAGTCGAACGCCTGCGAGCAGTGGTGGGCGATGTTGTACGACCCGTCGCAGGTGTAGTCGCTCCGCAACGTGGCGCCCGCGTCCGGCACGTCCGTGAGGTAGCTGCGGGAGAGGATGAACATGTCGTAGCGGCCGGCGAGCAGGTCCGGCTCCTGGGCGCCGTAGTCACCGATCTGGATCTCGGCGTCGATGCCGACATCGCGCAGCATCGCCTGCACAGCGGTGGCGAGGGTGGGCAGCTCCGGCCGGTTCTGGTAGGTCCAGAGCCGAACGTGCAGCGGGTTGTCCGGGCCGTGGCCCGCCTGGGCGAGCAGCGCCTTCGCCCCCTCGACGTCGGGTGCGGGCGCCGGTCCCCGGTCGCCCCACGCGACCGCGGGACCGAACAGCTCGGACGCCGGCGTCGCCGAGCCGGCGAGGGCCTGCTCCGCGAGTGCCGTCCGGTCGACGGCCCGGGCGACCGCCTGCCGGATCCGCACGTCGGAGAACGGGGCCGCGGCCTGGTTCATGAGGAGCGAGACGGTGCGCGGGGCGGCGATCGTCTGCTCGTCGAACCCGGAGCCCGCGGAGAACTCCAGGAGCGACGACTCGGGCAGCCCCTGTGCGATGTCGACGTCGCCCGCGCGGAGCGCGAGGGCCCGTGCGGCGGGGTCGTCGACGAACGTCGCGGTCACCCGCGCGAGTGCGGGCCGGCCACCCCAGTAGCCGTCGAACCGCTCGAGGACGGCCCGCTGGGTGCCCTCCACCGCGGTGAGCCGCATCGGGCCGGTGCCCGTGCCGATCACGGACGGCGCGCCACCGGTGTACGCCGATGAGGCGAGGATCGCCGCGTTCGGGCTGCTCATCCGCTGCGGGAGGATCGGGTCGGGACGCGCCGTGGTGATCCGCACCGCGTTCGCACCGTCCTCGACGACGGTCAGACCGAGCCCCCGCAGCGCACGTGGCGGAGCCGCCACCCCGGCCACGTGGCCGAGTGCGGTGACGACGGCAGCAGGTGTCAGTGGAGTGCCGTCGTGGAACGTCACTCCAGAACGGAGCACGAACCGCCACGTGAGCGGGTCGACCTGCGTCCAGGACTCCGCGAGCGCCGGCTGCACCCGGCCGTCGGCCGCCGCGCTGGTCAACGCCTCCGTGGCACCGAGCTGGGTGAGGATGAACGCGTCGTCGGTGTCGATCGCGTACCCCGAGCGCGGGGAGAACTGCGCGGCGATCCGCAGCTCGCCGTCGGGCACCGGGGTCCCGCTCGCGGCACCCGCCCCTCGGCCGCACGCCGCCACGAGCACGAGCACCGCCAGCACCGTCGCGAGGGGAGTGCACAGGGGCCGGAGGGGGGCGTGCATCGAAGGCCTTTCACACGATGGGGGAGGGGCGCAGCGATCATCTGCAGGTATGAACAACCTGTCAATCATGTGCGGCCATGTGCATAGATGCATCCCGGGTCAACATCGTCACCATACAGTCGCAACTGCTACAACTTGGCGACAATGACTGCTACCGCTGAGCCGGTCCGGCGCCGGTTCGGGGTGCTGCGCGACTTCGGCCGCCTCCCCCGGGTCGTGCAGCTCCTCGTTCTCACCCAGCTGGCCTTCAACATCGGCTTCTACATGGTGCTGCCCTACCTAGCGACGCACCTCACAGAGGACCTCGCGCTCGGGGGCGCCGTGGTCGGGCTCGTGCTCGGCCTGCGGACGTTCAGCCAGCAGGGGCTGTTCGTCGTCGGCGGCACGCTCACCGACCGGATCGGCGCCAAACCCGTCGTCCTCGCCGGCTGCGCGCTCCGGGTGGCCGGGTTCGTGCTGCTCGGGGTGGCCGAGAGCCTCCCCGTCGTACTCGCAGGCGCGCTGCTCACCGGGTTCGCCGCGGCCCTGTTCTCTCCGGCCGTTGAGTCGTACCTCGCCCGGGAGGCCGGTGAGCAGGCGGAGGCGGGCGGGCCGCCCCGCGCGGACGTGTTCGCGATGCTCGCGATCTCCGGCCAGGTCGGCACGGTCGTCGGGCCGCTCGTCGGCGCGGCGCTGCTGGTCGCCGGGTTCCGGCTCTCCTGCCTCGTGGCCGCCGCCGTGTTCGTGCTGATCGGCCTCGCCCACCTGTGCTGGCTGCCGCGCCGAACCGCACAGCACGCAGGCGAGCCCGTGCTCGCGGGCTGGGCGGAGGTGGTGCGCAACCGGCGCTTCATGGTGTTCGCAGCGGGCTACTCCGGCAACCTGCTCTGCTACAACCAGCTCTACCTGGCGTTGCCCGCCGAGCTGCGCAGGGCCACCGGGAGCCAGGCCGCCCTCGCATGGCTCTTCGTGCTCGCCTCCGTGATGGTGATCATCGGCCAGCTGTCGGCCACCCGCTGGGGCCGCCGGATCGGCGCGGCTCGCGCCATCGTGCTGGGCTTCGGGCTCATGGCCGGGTCGTTTCTCACGGTGGCCATCGCCGTGCTGCTGCCCGGATCCACGGCCGCTGCCCCCCTGTGGCCGGCCGTCACCATGGTCGTGCTGCTCACGGCGGGCGAGATGCTCGCCGTTCCCGTCGCGCAGGACCTCGTGCCACGGCTCGCCGGGGAGCGACGGCTCGGCGTCTACTTCGGGGTGCTGTCCTCGGCCGGAGGGCTCGCCGTCCTCGGCGGCAGCACCGTGGTGGGCGCGTTGCTGGACCCGGCGGTGGCGGCGCCTGCGGTGCCGTGGCTGGTGCTCGCCACCGTGCCGGCCGTCAGCGCCCTGATCATCGGTCTGCTGGCCCGACGCGGGGTGCTGACGGCCTCGACCTGAACCCCCGATGGAGCGGCCTGCCCTCGGTCCGGCCGCTCCACCGGGGTCGTCAGCGGCGGCGCGATCGCGGCAACGCCGATCCCCGATCGGCGCGCGCGGCGGTCGTGATCCTCATCGCTGCCCGTCGTGCCGGGACCGGCTCCGGAGGCCTCGGGCGGACCTGCGGTGGGCCTGGCAGCAGTAACGGATCGTCTCGTCGTTGCCGGGGACCATCGGCAGGAGGTTCTCGCAGCCGGTGAGCTCGCAGCAGCGCCGGTTGCTGCTCTGTTCGCACTCGTCGGAACCGGTGACGACCTGCTCGGTCTCCGGTGCCGGCCGATTGAGGTCGGCCTGCCCGGGCTGCAGGAAGAGCGGAAAGGTCGGAACCGGGCGCGAGCTACTCATGTGTTTCCTCCTGTGGACGAGTGGCCGTCGACGACGGGCCACGGGAAGGCAGGCGGGACCGACCCGCGCTGCCGATGGGTGGGAATCCCGGAGAACGGGGTCTCGGGGAGCTCGGTCAGCGCGGTCTGCGCCTGCTGCCGGTGGGTCTCGGCGGCCGGCCACCAGGCCGTGGGAGGAGCGCGCGAACGCTGCTCGATCTGCTGCGTCGCCGGCTCGTCGCGGTGAACCGGGACGGTGGCGCCGGCGCCTGGGAGCGGGGGCTGTCCCTCGTCCGGCTGCGTCGCCACGGGATCCGCGCCGACATCGGCGACGTCCAGCCGTGTTCCAGCGCGCGGCGATCCCGACGACTGCGACTGTCGCCGTTCGGACGGGGCGGGATCGGGGCCCGCCACAGTGCCTGCCAGCGCGACGGCCACGGCGATGACGACCGACCACAGCCGCGTCACCCGGGCACCCGCCTCCCGCGGGCCGGCGAACCGCAGCGACAGGACGATCGCGGCCGCCGCCGCGAGCGCCGCGACACCGCCGCCGATCACGGACGGCGCACGTCCGGTCCACATCTCGCTGGCGAGGCCCAGCAGCGGGGCGACGATCGGGTCGCCGATGAAGGCGAAGGTCATGTACAGGCCCATGACCCGCCCGCGCATCCCCTCGGCGACCGACGTCTGCAGGTAGGCGTCCGTCGCGGTCACGTAGAGCAGGCGGGCGATGCCGGTGACGCCCATCAGGATCACCGCGAGCAGGAGCGTCGGCATGAGCCCGGTGACCACGGTGAGCGCGCCGAGCGCCAGCGCGCCGCCGAGGACCATGGCGAGCGGCGGTCTCCCGGGGCGGCGCAGCGTGTTCAGCAGTCCCCCGACGACGGCGCCGACCCCGCCGGCCGTCGCCAGGGCGCCGTAGCCGCGCACGTCGGCGCCGAGCCCGTTGTAGGCGAGCAGCGGTACCAGTACCCCGGCGTTCAGCGCGAACGAGGCGACGACGGGCCAGAGCAAGAGGACGATCGCGAGATCACGCCGATCGGGATGACGGAGGTAGGTGAAGGCGTCCCTGAGCCGGACGTCGTCGCGGGCCTTCGGCGCTGCGCGCGCGAGGCTCGGCGAGGGGATCAGGAGCAGCGCCGCGAGCACCACGGCGAAGCTGGCGGCGTTGATCACGAACGACCCGCCCACACCGAACGCCATGATCACGAACGGGGCCGTGAACGGGCCGATGACCTGGATGAAGGTGAAGACCAGCGACGTGAGCGCGACTGCCTGGCCGACCAGCCCCTTGCCGACGATCTCGGAGACGAACACCTTCTGGATCGGCTTGGCGATCGCGGTGAGCGCCCCGGTCACCGGCGCGATCAGCAGGATCCAGCCGAGTGCGACCTGACCGGTCACCGTGAGGATCCCCAGCAGGGCGGCGGTCCCCAGGAGGCCGCCGTTCGTGATCATCAGCAGCAGCCGCTTGTCGTGCCGGTCGGCGAGGACCCCGCCCCACATCGACAGGACGCTCGGGATGGTCTGCAGCGCGACGACCGCACCGAGCCAGAAGCCGCTGCCCTGGGTCAGCTGCATCACCAGCTGGATCTGCGCGATGTTCTGGATCCAGCCGCCGTACACCGAGATCGACTGCCCCCCGAGGTACAGCCGGTAGTCGCGCAGCTTCAGCGGGGCGAACCGGCCGGCGCCCTCCTTATGGCGGGGGGACGGTTCGGCGAGGAACGACGCATCGGCGCGCCACACGTCGTTGCGCCCGAGCGCCGGGCCCGCTCCGTGCCGCCACCTCGGTTCCGGCAGCGCGGATGCGGCGCGCACACGGAGGTATTCGGTCGTCGCCACGACGATGGCGGCGATCCCGACGATCCACAGCAGGAGAGCGCCCCACCACGGAGGACCGCGAGCGGGGTGGGCCGGTGCGGTCTGCTGGGTGGCCGAGTGCGACGTCGACTCCGAGGTCGACGGCGCCGGGTTGGGTGTCGACTCGGGGTGCGGCTTGCGCGCGGCGGGAGGAGGGAGCCGTGATCCGCCGGTCGGCGGTGCCAGCCGCAGCACCGCCCCGGGACGGATGAGGTCGGCGTTCCCGCCGATCACGTCCGCGTTGCGCTGGTAGAGCGTGCGCCAGTCGCGCTCGCCGGTTCGCTCGGCGATCGCCGAGAGCGTGTCGCCCGGACGGACCACCGTCGTCTCCTCGACGGCCTGATCGGCGGCGAGGCCGGGCCCGGCCGTGGCGACGACGGCCATCACCGCGAACGCCACGGCGACGGCCGCGCGCACGACCCACCGCCGGATCCGCGCCATGACCGCGCGCGTCGACGCGAGCGCGCCCGGCGCCAGCCACCCCGACAGCATCACCGCGATGCCGGCGCCCAGGACCGTCACGAACGCTCCGCGGAAGCTGCGGCTCTGCCCGGAGCGCCACGTGGCTACCCGCGGGACCGGCCGCGTGAGCACCTCCGCCACGGCGGTCCGGGACCGGGCGGGCCGCGCCGTCGGCAGCGGCGGCATTCCCCGGAACACGCCCTCGGAGGCCTTGCCCACGCGTGCGAAGCGCACCACGCCCCCGATGAGCCCGACGGCGGCCACGATCCAGGCCACGGGCACCCACGGCAGACCGGGCGGGCCGCGCGCCGGTTGCGGGGCCGGGTACGCACTGCCGCCCGGAACCGTCGACGTGGTGCGCGCCGGGGGCGCCGTGGCGCTGCTGGTGGACGGTGCCGCGGGCGGCGGAGTCGAGGTCGGCGCCGGAGCCGCGGTGGTCTTCGGCGGCGGGGTGCTCGACGGCGGCACGGGCGTCGGCACGGTCGGCGCGACCGGAGGTTGCACGAGCGACGGCCGCAGCGTGATCTCCCAGCCGGGCTCGACGTGGTGCGGGTTCCGGCCTTCGCCGAACCGAATCGGGTTGGCCGCCGCGACGACCCGCCAGTCGCGCCGGCCGACCCGCAGCCCGATCTTCTCGAGGTACTCGTCGGGCTGGACGGTCCACGTGTCGCCCTTGCCTGCAGGCGCGACCACCACGGTGTCCTCGGGCAGCACGGCGTCGTCGGCCGGGAGCCGGCGCGGGGTCGCGGCACGGATGGGTTCGGTGGTCGTCCGCCATCCGGCTGCGAAGTCGCGGAGCGTGTCGCCCTCGACGGAGACCGCCGCGGTCCCGCCGCTGGGCGTGTCCGGCGCGCCGGCCGCGGTCTCGCCCGTGGCAGCAGGCGCTTCCTGCGCGGTGACCGCACCGATCGGGATCGCCTCCGCGGACGCGCCGGCGCCCGGACCGCCGAGCGTCAACACCATGGCGGTGACCAGCGGCGCGAGTAGACGTCCGATCCACCTCAGCAACCGACGCACCCACGGCTCCCGGCCGGCTGCCGGCTCGTGCTGCCCCACCCGCTCCCACGCCGGCAGGACGGCGGCACCGATGTTCCCCGCCCCTGCGGTGAAGGCCGCCGCTCCGGGGATCCGGCCTCCAGTGATCTTGCCGATCGCGGTGCGGTCGGCGAGCCGGAGCGTGCGGAAGCCACGAGCGCCGAGCAACCACGGCGGGCCTCGCTCCCACCTGCCGCCGAGCCGGGTGGCCGAGGCCCACAGCAGCACCGCGAGCGTCAGGAGCGCCGCACCGAGGCGCGGGTCGATGTCGCCGAGACCGGCCAGCGGGAGGCCGGCGCCGATCGACGCCCCCGCCGTCGGTACGTCATCACGGCGCAGGTACACGATGCGGGTGTTGTCGCCCAGCACGATCACGTCGCCGTCCCGGAGCACCGTCGGCCCCGTCACGACCCGGCCGTTCACCGTGATCGCGCTTCCGCGCTCGGCCGGAGCGATCCGCGCGACGCCGCGGTCGAACTGGACGTGGGCGTGCCGCGGCATGAGCCCGAGGTCGCCGCCGGTGATCCGAACGTCGGCGTCGTGGGACGTGCCCACGGTCGTGCGGACGAACTCGGCGTCGGCCGGCTCGACGACGGTGCCGCCGACGACGAGGTAGGCCGTCGTGTCGGGCACGGCGGGCGTCACCGGCGTTGGATCGATGTCGTACAGGGCGGCGAGCTCCTGCAGCCGCGCGTCGAGCAGTGGCGATGAGATGCCGATGGCGAGCACGACGAGGATCCGGTCGCGCATCCTGGTGAGGGCCTGCTGGTCGGGCGTCGTGCTCCGCATCCGGAAGCGCTGCTCGGCCTCGGCCGCGTCGAGCAGGGCGGCCAGCACCTGCATGCTCTCCGGGTCCTCGTACGACCGCCGCGCGCCCGCGAACACGACCTCGCCCGCGAGGTCGAAGACCGCTTCGAGCTCCTCGAACTCGTACAGCGGGGACGGTGTCATCAACCGGGGATGAAGGTTCAGCTGCACGTCGGCTGCCCTGCGGAGCATCTCGGCGTCCACGACGCCGCGGATCAGTCGGTCGACCTGGCTCGGCTCGTGGCCGAGGTGCCCGATCCGGAACGCCACCCGCTCCAGCACCGACCACGGCATCTCCCGGAGCAGCTGCACGAGCGTCGGCCGCAGGTCGTCGCGCCTCCCGGACTCGAGCACTCGTGCGATGCCCTCGACGGTGCGCGGGCGCAGGTCGTCCGGCGAGGTGCCGGGGCGGCGCACCGTCACCCGCACCGCACCGTCGGGCGGCAGGAGTTCCGTCGCCGGAACGGGCACGACCGCGGCGCTGGTCCGCGCCGAGCCCGGTTGCGCCATCCCGATCAGTCCGTGTCCGCCGAAGACCCCGCCGCCCAGTGCGTTCTCCACTCGTGGGGCCCGCACCTCCGGCTCGCCGGTGGGCGAGAGCGTGAACCGGCCGACCGAGACCCCGGCAGGCCCGTGCACCGGGTGTCCGATCACGACGATCCGAGCGCCCTCGGCGATGTCACCGCGGTGGCGCGGGGCGGCGGGCCCGATGGCGAGGGCGTCGACGCGCAGGATCGCCACGTCTCTCCACGCCTCGTCGAAGGACTGCGGATCCACCTCGACGCCGTGGTACGCGTGTCCGTCCGGCGACGTGATCGTGAACTCGGCGGCGCCCCACGACAGCTCGGCCGACGTTGCCACGATCCCCGGTCCGATGACCGTGCCGGACCCCGACTTCACGCTGCCGTCCACGTGGAGCGTCTTCACCCGAACGGTGTCCGCCAGTGCGTAGGCCAGCGCGAACAGCGCTTCACGCTCCTGCCCCGACGGCGCCTGTCGCAGCGTCCACCGCACCAGGTCTTCGTCGGCCGCGTTCAGCGCTGCGATCGCCGGAGCGGGCAAGCCGGTGGCGTCGATCCCGTAGCGGCGCTCCAGCACGGCGTGCTGGGCGCGCACCGAGCGCAGGTAGGGCCACGTCCGCGGGAGACCCGGCACCTCCGCCGCGACGACGCAGCAGGTCCCACCCGCGAGCCGCGCGAGCGCGTCACGCCAGAGTGCATGCTGCGTACCCGGCGGTAGCGCCCGCACCTCGGCGAGGACCACCGCGTCGATGTCCAGCACCCCGCCTGCGCCGACCACGACGACGTCGTCCGGCACGTCCGCGCCGGACATGCCGTGCTCGGCTCCGCTCACGGCGATCCCGTCCAGGTAGCCGTGGCGCACGCGAAGCGCGGTGAAGTGCGCCGGCAGCTCGTCGACGTCGAGCCCGCTCAGCTCGATGAAGCCGTGGCGGCCGTACCGGCCGATCACGGTGGACCGCGCGGCCGCCGCGTCCAGCACGGTGATGTCGCCGCCGGTCGGATCGGGTACCTGCTCGAACGCTTCCCGGACCCGGTCACGCCAGCCGGGGAACACGCCGTCGAGCCGCTGGAGGGTCGTCGACGCGTGCGCGTCGTGGCCCTCCCAGCCGTGGGGATGCCGATGATGCAGGCCCTCGTGCCCGGCGATGAGCTCCCGCGCCTCCGATGACCCGGCGAAGACCGCGCTGACGTGCGTGAACGACACCGTCCACACGCGGTCGTCGCCGAGCTCGCCGAAGACGGTGTAGGCGATCATCTGCGTGCCGAGGCGGCTCAGTCCGGCCCTGCGCAGCGGCGCCGCGACCAGGTGCCAGTCGACGTCGACCTCGCCGCCCTCGGGTGCCAGCGCGGCGGCCACCGACCGGAGGATGCGCCCGAGCAGCCGCTCCTCGTGCGGCTCGGCGCCGCCGATGATCAGCCCGCCGCCCTGGATGCGCCCGTCACCGAGCACCGTCCAGACCCGCAGCGTCACCGCCCACACGGGCGAGCCGAGCTCGTCGAGCTCCGCGCGGAGGCGAGCGAGCACGGCGCGCGACGGGAGCCCGTCCATGTCCTCCAGATCGACCAGCTCGACGAGCAGCCTCCCGAGCCGCTCGTACACAACGTCGGTCTCGTTGAACAGCTCGGCGCGCAGCCAGTGCTGCTCCGGCGAGGCCGGCACGTTCTTGCCCAACCCCTCACGAGCGGCCTGCAGTACGTGATGGAGCAGGGTGGCTTCGCCGAGCACCGCGGTGAAGTCGGACGCGGTGGTCAGAGCGCTCCTGGCAGCGGCGACGAGCTCGTCGACGTAGGTCAGCAGCCGGACGCGCAGCTCGTCGTCCCCGAACAGATCGAGGACGTGGTCCTGGACGACCCGGCGGCCGTCGATCAACGCCTGCAGCACGTCGGGGTCGGTCCTTGCCGCCTGCCCGAGCGCGTCGTCGGACGGCCGCACCCCGTCCGCGGTGATCGTCGCCATCGAGAGCCACTCGACGACCACGGCAGCGCCCTGCGACTGATCGGGGCGCACCCCCGGACCGGCTTCCACCAGCGCACGGGCTCGCGCGAGCAGGTCCTGCGTGCGCGCCGCCGCTCGTGCCAGCTCGTCGGGCGAGCGGTGGTCGTCGGACAGGGCACCGACGGCGGCCTCGATCGCGTCGAGCAGGTGCGCCCGCGCGGCGAGCTGGCCGGTGCTTCCCGGCAGGAAGGCCGTGAGCGTCTGGATCGCAGCGGTGGCGGCGTCGGCGAGCACCAACGCCTCGTCCGCAGCCGTCACCCCCGTGGCTCCCGTCAACGCCGCCTCGGCCGCCTCGTGGAACTCGGCTGCGAACGCCAACAGCAGCGCGGTCCACAGCGGTCCGCTGCCGCCGAACACGGTGCGGATGTGGAGCTGAACCCGCGAGTAGTCGTCGACGAGAGCTCGCAGGGCGTCGGGGGCCTCCACGCTCATGAGCTCCAGCTGCCGTAGTGCCCGCCTGGTCAGCAGCCGGTCGTCGTCGATCGTCTGCGATGCCAGGGTCCGCTCGGCGATGACGGCGATGAGGTGGCGGAGCTCCGGTCCCGCTCCGAGCAGCACCTCGGCGAGGAACGACTCCGTGTACTCGTGCAGCGCTCCGTCGGCGGTGCGGAAGTAGACCCGGACGACGTCGTCGCCTTCCGCGACGTGGCCGGCCGCGATCTCCTGCCACTTCGCATCGCCGCCGAGCGTTTCGGCGAGCCAGAACTGATGGACGTGCGGCGGGTTGCGCGAGCCCCGCCTGATCGACATGAGGGCCTGGAACGCCTCCCCGTTCTCGATGCCTGCGACCTTCTCGGCGACCACCCTGCGGATCAGGTCCAGCACGCCGGCCGGGCCGGCGTGCGCGCTCGGCCACCGCGAACCCCGCTCCAGGTCCTTGACGATCTCGTCCCGCCGTCGACCCCCCTGCACGGGAGTTCCGCGCATCTGCGCACCCGCGACACGCTCGTCCACCGGTGGCCCGAAGGGCTTCTGGAAGTCGGCGGTTGCCAGGCCGAGCACCCCGTCGGACGGCTCGTCGACCCGGTCGAACCTCCGCACCCCGTACCACCGGCCGACGAGGACGACACCAGCCACGAGCAGTGACGGGAGCAGCCAGCTCGGCGAAGCCCCGAGCATGGTCGCTGCGGCCTCCGGGGACCCCTCGATGTTCGAGGCAGCCGAAGCAGAAGTGCTCGACAGCGCGAGGAACCCGTTGATCAGAACCACGAGCGCGGCGATCCATGCGAGAGCGCGCTCGAGCCCGGACCGACGGGGAGGAGACTCGTCGGCATGCGCCGACGCGGAGGCCACGGGTCGCGTCCCGTGCTCCTCCTCCAGCGCAGCCAGGTAGGCGCGCAAGGCCAGGGCGCCTACCGCGAACGAGCGATTGGCCCCCGGATGGCGGCCCAGGAGCGGATGGACACTCCAGTGGAGCAGTTCGTGGACCACGAGCGTTCCGTCCTCGTCCACGAGTCCTGGGCTCCCGGACGCGCCCCCTTCGATGGCCCAGGTCGTGCGGGTGCCGACGGCCAGGTCCTCCGAGGCGGAGTCGTGCACGACATTGCCCTCCGGGCGAGCCTCGCCGAGCCCGACGATCGGAGCCGACCGCCTGGCCAGCGGCATCCTGCCGCTGCGAACTCCGCCCAGCGGGTACGCGATCGACATCGTCGGCTCGAAGAAGTGCTCCCGTGTGGCCAGGTCGAGGGGCCTGCGCCCGAGCGACCTGGTCCGCAGGAGACGCACGTCCAGCCGCTTCGCGTGCTTGATGAGATCGTCCATCCCCACGCCGGGGAAGACGTCGAGATCGCGCATCCAGGCGGCGACCGTCTCCGGCGACGGGACGGGTAGCGGGCGGGCCTCCTGCAGGACGCCGTCCGCGTTCACCCAGACTCTCCGGGCCTTGCCGACGACGTGGTCGTTGGTGACCAGGTCGGTGTGGACCCCGTCGTCGCGGAGGACGAATGTCGTTCCGGCAGACCCGACCGCCGTGTCGAGACGAAGCACGCTGTCGACCTGCTCGACGACCTCCGAGCCCAGCTCGACCGCTTGAACGGCCGACCGCGATCCCTCCAGCAGCTCGAACTCACCGGAGATCGCCACCGGACCGTCGTCACGCGGATCGGTACCGGTGAGCCTGGCGATGTCCGCCTTCGTCGTGACGACGAGATCGAGTTCGTCGAGGACGGCAGGCCTGCGGGTCCGGGACCGGACGAACGGCACGGCCGCGGCGGCCACCACGAGGGCCGTCCACGTCGCCGCGAACAGCGCATGAGCGAGGCTCGGGAAGAAGTCGTGGACGAAGCCCGGCAGGACCGTGCCGAGCCAGGCCGGCCAGCCGGCCGCCACCCACATCGGCGCCACCGCCAACAGACCCACCGTCGCCGCCAGCGGGTAGACCAGGAGCCCGAGTCGCATGACGGCAGCGGACGACCATCCGATGTACCTGACCAGCGGCGTCACCGCGGCCGGCCCCGGCATCCCGATGAACAGCGCGACGGCGAATGCGAGGGCGATCTGCTCACCGGCGTCGATGTCGCGCGGCCTCAGCGATCCGCTCATCCAGCCCGTCATCCAGAGCGTCGCGAGGAGGAAGCCCAGGGACACGAGGCTCCGCACCGTGTCGCGCACGATCGGCCGGCCCTGCGCGGGCATCCGTTCGGGGGCTGCGTCGAGCAGCCTGGACGGGTCGTTGACCCAGGCCCGGGGGGTCGGACGGGCCGGCCTGTCGGCCAGCGCGCCCAGATCGGCTCCTCCCAGTCCGCTTGCCTCCAGCCACGCACGCATCAGGCCGTCCGGCCGGCGCAGGCCGGCGCGGTCGGCCAGCTCCACGGTCGAGGCGACGCTCGCGGCCGGTTCGCGACCGAACCGGTCCGCGTCGGCGAGCTCGAAACGAACCAGTGCCAGGTCCACGTGCCTCGCCAGGTACGACCGGGTCACGCCGCCCTGCTCGTCGTCCTCCGTGCTCGCCGCGTCCCACCGATCGATCACGTCGCCCACGCGCGGGTACTCGAGCACCTGACCTGGAACCGTGCCCCCGCCCACGACCACGTCGACGTCCACCGCCCCGCGCACCGCGCGACGGTCCGTCACCACGTACCCGAGCGCGCCCGACGCCGCGGCCAGCACACCGAAGTCGTCGCGCTCGACCCCGTCGTGGAACG from Pseudonocardia cypriaca encodes:
- a CDS encoding ABC transporter substrate-binding protein yields the protein MHAPLRPLCTPLATVLAVLVLVAACGRGAGAASGTPVPDGELRIAAQFSPRSGYAIDTDDAFILTQLGATEALTSAAADGRVQPALAESWTQVDPLTWRFVLRSGVTFHDGTPLTPAAVVTALGHVAGVAAPPRALRGLGLTVVEDGANAVRITTARPDPILPQRMSSPNAAILASSAYTGGAPSVIGTGTGPMRLTAVEGTQRAVLERFDGYWGGRPALARVTATFVDDPAARALALRAGDVDIAQGLPESSLLEFSAGSGFDEQTIAAPRTVSLLMNQAAAPFSDVRIRQAVARAVDRTALAEQALAGSATPASELFGPAVAWGDRGPAPAPDVEGAKALLAQAGHGPDNPLHVRLWTYQNRPELPTLATAVQAMLRDVGIDAEIQIGDYGAQEPDLLAGRYDMFILSRSYLTDVPDAGATLRSDYTCDGSYNIAHHCSQAFDSLVAGLDTTTDVAARQEVFRAAARILVDGAVGVPLVHSLENGVSRNVTGYTVDPMAKRLVTPQLAITG
- a CDS encoding MDR family MFS transporter, which produces MTATAEPVRRRFGVLRDFGRLPRVVQLLVLTQLAFNIGFYMVLPYLATHLTEDLALGGAVVGLVLGLRTFSQQGLFVVGGTLTDRIGAKPVVLAGCALRVAGFVLLGVAESLPVVLAGALLTGFAAALFSPAVESYLAREAGEQAEAGGPPRADVFAMLAISGQVGTVVGPLVGAALLVAGFRLSCLVAAAVFVLIGLAHLCWLPRRTAQHAGEPVLAGWAEVVRNRRFMVFAAGYSGNLLCYNQLYLALPAELRRATGSQAALAWLFVLASVMVIIGQLSATRWGRRIGAARAIVLGFGLMAGSFLTVAIAVLLPGSTAAAPLWPAVTMVVLLTAGEMLAVPVAQDLVPRLAGERRLGVYFGVLSSAGGLAVLGGSTVVGALLDPAVAAPAVPWLVLATVPAVSALIIGLLARRGVLTAST